A DNA window from Ctenopharyngodon idella isolate HZGC_01 chromosome 10, HZGC01, whole genome shotgun sequence contains the following coding sequences:
- the exosc8 gene encoding exosome complex component RRP43, with protein sequence MAAGFKTAEPLEYHRSFLKENCRPDGRELGEFRPTTLNISSISTADGSAMVKIGNTTVICGIKAELTTPPSDAPNKGYIVPNVDLPPLCSSKFRPGPPGEQAQAASQFIADVIESSDLINMEELCIEKAKLCWVLYCDIMCLDYDGNLLDACIIVLLAALKNAQLPEVTINKETDLAEVDIQKKRHLKINRHPVGSSFAVFDDSIIIVDPTAEEESLSTALMTVVTDEKDRLCAVHKPGGTSLSGEKLQHCINRAITRNKEISKLVDKVIGSMKTTK encoded by the exons ATGGCGGCTGGTTTCAA aacTGCAGAGCCTTTAGAATATCACAGGAGCTTTTTG AAAGAAAACTGTCGTCCAGATGGAAGGGAATTGGGAGAGTTTAGACCCACAACCTTAAATATTA GCTCCATATCTACAGCCGATGGATCAGCAATGGTGAAAATTGGAAACACCACAGTGATTTGTGGGATAAAAGCT GAATTAACTACACCACCCTCTGATGCTCCAAATAAAGGATATATAG TTCCAAATGTAGATCTGCCTCCACTGTGCTCATCTAAATTCAGACCCGGACCACCAGGAGAACAGGCTCAGGCGGCCAGCCAATTTATCGCAGATGTCATTGAGAG TTCAGATTTAATAAATATGGAGGAATTGTGCATTGAAAAAGCTAAG CTTTGTTGGGTGCTGTACTGTGATATTATGTGTTTGGATTACGATGGGAACTTACTTGATGCTTGCATCATAGTTTTGCTGGCAGCTTTAAAGAACG CCCAACTTCCTGAAGTCACTATAAACAAAGAGACAGATTTAGCAGAAGTTGACATCCAGAAGAAGAGACACTTGAAGATCAACCGGCACCCAGTCGGCTCATCGTTTGCAGTATTTGATGA TTCTATCATCATCGTCGACCCCACGGCGGAAGAGGAAAGCTTGTCCACAGCATTAATGACTGTGGTAACAGATGAGAAGGATCGACTCTGTGCTGTCCACAAACCAG GTGGGACGTCGTTATCCGGTGAGAAACTACAACACTGCATCAATAGAGCCATAACGAGAAACAAAGAGATCAGCAAACTAGTGGACAAAGTCATTGGGAGCATGAAGAcgacaaaataa